One stretch of Variovorax sp. TBS-050B DNA includes these proteins:
- a CDS encoding DUF2783 domain-containing protein yields MTTSTPTLITDAHLEAPDDFYEALIEAHQGLSADESHAFNARLVLVLANHIGSLAVLRESLAAAK; encoded by the coding sequence ATGACCACCTCCACCCCCACGCTGATCACCGACGCCCACCTCGAGGCGCCCGACGATTTCTACGAGGCACTGATCGAGGCCCACCAGGGCCTGAGCGCCGACGAAAGCCACGCCTTCAACGCGCGCCTCGTGCTCGTGCTGGCGAACCACATCGGTTCGCTGGCCGTGCTGCGCGAGTCGCTCGCGGCGGCGAAATGA
- a CDS encoding FAD-dependent oxidoreductase translates to MIDYQSLRFDYKRHADQDAATPARHPVVIVGAGPVGLTLAIDLALRAVPVVLLDNDNTLSTGSRAICFAKRTLEVFDRLGCGDRMVAKGVSWNIGKVYFRDEQVYRFDLLPEPAHERPAFINLQQYYVEGYLAERAAELPLIDLRWNNKVTGIEQQADGAVLTIETPEGDYRLAADYVCACDGSRSNLRQLLGQEAKGRVFRDRFLIADVVMDAHLPSERRFWFSPPFHPGQSVLLHKQADGMWRVDFQLGWEADPVEERKPERIVPRVRALLDSIGHAGVQFEIGWASVYTFACQRMQSFRHGRVLFAGDSAHGVSPFGARGANSGVQDADNLAWKLAAVLNGEAPDALLDSYAREREYAADENIRHSTRATDFITPKSEVSRLFRDAVLELTKRHAFARTLVNSGRLSVPAVLHGSTLNTPDADGDFTGQMVPGAAAADAPVTRADGSTGWLLRELCARRGFTALVFGAAGDAAVAQSLRAIDASGLPLAIVRILPGDALATARYGARAGTVYLLRPDQHVCARWRAPSAAQLRAAHDRALARKA, encoded by the coding sequence GTGATCGACTATCAAAGCCTGCGCTTCGACTACAAGCGCCACGCCGACCAGGACGCCGCCACGCCCGCGCGCCACCCGGTGGTGATCGTCGGCGCCGGCCCCGTCGGCCTCACGCTCGCGATCGACCTCGCGCTGCGCGCGGTGCCGGTGGTGCTGCTCGACAACGACAACACGCTTTCGACCGGCTCGCGCGCGATCTGCTTCGCCAAGCGCACGCTCGAAGTGTTCGACCGCCTGGGCTGCGGCGACCGCATGGTGGCCAAGGGCGTGTCGTGGAACATCGGCAAGGTGTACTTCCGCGACGAGCAGGTCTACCGCTTCGACCTGCTGCCCGAGCCCGCGCACGAGCGGCCAGCCTTCATCAACCTGCAGCAGTACTACGTCGAGGGCTACCTCGCCGAACGCGCCGCCGAGCTGCCGCTGATCGACCTGCGCTGGAACAACAAGGTCACGGGCATCGAACAGCAGGCCGACGGCGCCGTGCTCACCATCGAGACGCCCGAGGGCGACTACCGCCTCGCGGCCGACTACGTGTGCGCCTGCGACGGCTCGCGCTCGAACCTGCGGCAGCTGCTCGGGCAGGAGGCCAAGGGCCGCGTGTTCAGGGACCGCTTCCTGATCGCCGACGTGGTGATGGACGCGCACCTGCCCAGCGAGCGGCGCTTCTGGTTCAGCCCGCCCTTCCACCCCGGCCAAAGCGTGCTGCTGCACAAGCAGGCCGACGGCATGTGGCGCGTGGACTTCCAGCTCGGCTGGGAGGCCGATCCGGTGGAGGAGCGCAAGCCCGAGCGCATCGTGCCGCGCGTGCGCGCGCTGCTCGACAGCATCGGCCATGCGGGCGTGCAGTTCGAGATCGGCTGGGCCAGCGTCTACACCTTCGCCTGCCAGCGCATGCAGAGCTTCCGCCACGGCCGCGTGCTGTTCGCGGGCGATTCGGCGCACGGCGTGTCGCCCTTCGGCGCGCGCGGCGCGAACTCGGGCGTACAGGATGCCGACAACCTGGCCTGGAAGCTCGCGGCCGTGCTGAACGGCGAGGCGCCCGATGCGCTGCTCGACAGCTATGCGCGCGAACGCGAGTACGCGGCCGACGAGAACATCCGCCACTCGACGCGCGCCACCGACTTCATCACGCCCAAGAGCGAGGTCAGCCGCCTGTTCCGCGATGCGGTGCTCGAACTGACCAAGCGCCATGCCTTCGCGCGCACGCTGGTCAACAGCGGCCGGCTCTCGGTGCCCGCGGTGCTGCACGGCTCTACCCTGAACACGCCCGATGCCGACGGCGATTTCACGGGGCAGATGGTGCCCGGCGCCGCCGCGGCCGATGCACCCGTGACACGCGCCGACGGCAGCACCGGCTGGCTCCTGCGCGAGCTCTGCGCGCGGCGCGGCTTCACCGCGCTGGTGTTCGGCGCCGCGGGCGATGCCGCGGTCGCGCAGAGCCTGCGCGCCATTGACGCCTCGGGGCTGCCGCTCGCCATCGTGCGCATACTGCCGGGCGATGCGCTCGCCACCGCGCGCTACGGCGCGCGCGCCGGCACCGTCTACCTGCTGCGCCCCGACCAGCATGTGTGCGCCCGCTGGCGCGCCCCGTCGGCCGCGCAGCTGCGCGCCGCCCACGATCGCGCGCTCGCAAGGAAGGCCTGA
- a CDS encoding MBL fold metallo-hydrolase codes for MSQAKKFASQADMEEKKVTFSQISEHAWAYTAEGDPNTGIVIGDDCVLVADTQATPAMAADVVRRIREVTDKPIKYVVLTHYHAVRVLGAAGYGAEHILASEDTRDLIVERGEADKASEIGRFPRLFQNVETVPPGLTWPTMTFTGKMTLWLGKLEVQLLQLGRGHTKGDTVVWLPQERALLSGDLVEFGATPYAGDAYFQDWPQTLDKVAALKPKALVPGRGAALTTPEQVAEGLRGTREFIADVYASVQAGVKAGRDLNAVYKETYAKLKPKYSQWVIFDHCMPFDVSRAYDEASGHADPRVWTAERDVEMWKALEG; via the coding sequence ATGAGCCAAGCCAAGAAGTTCGCCAGCCAGGCCGACATGGAAGAGAAGAAGGTCACCTTCAGCCAGATCTCCGAACACGCCTGGGCCTACACCGCCGAGGGCGACCCCAACACCGGCATCGTGATCGGCGACGACTGCGTGCTGGTGGCCGACACCCAGGCCACGCCCGCGATGGCCGCCGACGTGGTGCGCCGCATCCGCGAGGTGACCGACAAGCCCATCAAGTACGTGGTGCTGACCCACTACCACGCGGTGCGCGTGCTGGGCGCGGCCGGCTACGGCGCCGAGCACATCCTCGCGAGCGAGGACACGCGCGACCTGATCGTCGAGCGCGGCGAGGCCGACAAGGCCAGCGAGATCGGCCGCTTCCCGCGCCTGTTCCAGAACGTGGAGACGGTGCCGCCGGGCCTGACCTGGCCGACGATGACCTTCACCGGCAAGATGACGCTGTGGCTCGGCAAGCTCGAGGTGCAGCTGCTGCAGCTGGGCCGCGGCCACACCAAGGGCGACACGGTCGTGTGGCTGCCCCAGGAGCGCGCGCTGCTCTCGGGCGACCTGGTGGAGTTCGGCGCCACGCCGTATGCGGGCGATGCCTACTTCCAGGACTGGCCGCAGACGCTGGACAAGGTCGCGGCGCTGAAACCCAAGGCGCTGGTGCCGGGCCGCGGCGCGGCGCTGACCACGCCCGAGCAGGTGGCCGAGGGGCTGCGCGGCACGCGCGAGTTCATCGCCGACGTGTACGCGAGCGTGCAGGCGGGCGTGAAGGCCGGGCGCGACCTGAACGCGGTCTACAAGGAGACCTACGCGAAGCTCAAGCCCAAGTACAGCCAGTGGGTGATCTTCGACCACTGCATGCCCTTCGACGTGAGCCGGGCCTACGACGAAGCCTCGGGCCATGCCGATCCGCGCGTGTGGACGGCCGAGCGCGACGTCGAGATGTGGAAGGCGCTGGAAGGCTGA
- a CDS encoding IclR family transcriptional regulator → MAANDTDRAAQRGIQSIEVGGQLLRALVHRGRPMALKDLAREADMTPAKAHPYMVSFGRLGLIEQDRASGHYLLGPLALQLGLISLQQADPVHIATPLIAEVARAIGHTVALAVWGARGATIVRTAESPSPVHVNMRHGTVFSLTNTASGRVFAAYLDAATVRQLLEAERGRQRQRGAAPGEAGMPPQPPLPSWTAFERQLEEVRAHGLSRSEGEVIEGVSAMAAPVFDHTGAIVLSVTAIGPAAIFDTAWDGEIARALKACAGTVSARLGAGSGAAKTADRPTDP, encoded by the coding sequence ATGGCCGCCAATGACACCGACCGCGCGGCGCAGCGCGGCATCCAGAGCATCGAAGTGGGCGGCCAGCTGCTGCGCGCGCTGGTGCACCGCGGCCGGCCGATGGCGCTCAAGGACCTGGCCCGCGAGGCCGACATGACGCCCGCCAAGGCCCATCCGTACATGGTGAGCTTCGGGCGCCTCGGCCTGATCGAGCAGGACCGCGCCAGCGGCCACTATCTGCTCGGGCCGCTGGCCTTGCAACTGGGGCTCATCAGCCTGCAGCAGGCCGACCCGGTGCACATCGCGACGCCGCTGATCGCCGAGGTGGCGCGCGCCATCGGCCACACAGTGGCGCTGGCGGTCTGGGGCGCGCGCGGCGCGACCATCGTGCGCACGGCCGAGTCGCCCTCACCGGTGCACGTCAACATGCGCCACGGCACGGTGTTCTCGCTCACCAACACGGCCTCGGGCCGCGTGTTCGCCGCCTACCTCGACGCCGCCACCGTGCGGCAGCTGCTCGAGGCCGAGCGCGGGCGCCAGCGGCAGCGCGGCGCGGCGCCGGGCGAGGCCGGCATGCCGCCGCAGCCGCCGCTGCCCTCGTGGACGGCCTTCGAGCGCCAGCTCGAGGAGGTGCGGGCCCACGGCCTCAGCCGTTCCGAAGGCGAGGTGATCGAGGGCGTCAGCGCCATGGCGGCGCCGGTGTTCGACCACACGGGCGCGATCGTGCTCTCGGTCACCGCGATCGGCCCCGCCGCCATCTTCGACACGGCCTGGGACGGCGAAATCGCACGCGCCCTCAAGGCCTGCGCGGGCACGGTGTCGGCCCGGCTCGGCGCAGGCTCGGGTGCTGCCAAGACCGCCGACCGGCCCACCGACCCATGA
- a CDS encoding Sir2 family NAD-dependent protein deacetylase, with protein MIPGNAPSSPSSPSSGPASAIDAAVDLLRAARRIVVFSGAGLSRASGIPTYRDADGLWMNRDALQFSHAEDLQRDPRGFSRFWAQRLAVVEAAMPNPGHTALAQLQRLRPATRLVTQNVDGLLTLAGGLEVLELHGSLRRWRCDHCGNRQGPWPFQRCMRCASRARPDVVMFGEALNPGVLLDAQTAAQESDVFMVVGSTAVVYPAAELPQLAVAHGSRLITLNMEPLPQLDDAAAVVLRGPSEELLPRLLAGLDGAAAAAR; from the coding sequence ATGATTCCGGGAAACGCGCCTTCTTCTCCCTCGTCTCCTTCTTCCGGTCCCGCTTCCGCCATCGATGCCGCCGTCGACCTGCTGCGCGCGGCCCGGCGCATCGTGGTGTTCTCGGGCGCGGGCCTGTCGCGCGCCTCGGGCATTCCGACCTACCGTGACGCCGACGGCCTCTGGATGAACCGCGATGCCCTGCAGTTCTCGCATGCCGAGGACCTGCAGCGCGACCCCCGGGGCTTCAGCCGCTTCTGGGCCCAGCGGCTCGCGGTGGTCGAGGCCGCCATGCCCAACCCGGGCCACACGGCGCTCGCGCAGCTGCAGCGGCTGCGGCCCGCCACGCGCCTGGTCACGCAGAACGTCGACGGCCTGCTGACGCTGGCGGGCGGGCTGGAGGTGCTCGAACTCCACGGGTCGCTGCGCCGCTGGCGCTGCGACCACTGCGGCAACCGGCAGGGCCCCTGGCCCTTCCAGCGCTGCATGCGCTGCGCCTCGCGCGCCCGGCCCGACGTGGTGATGTTCGGCGAGGCGCTCAACCCCGGCGTGCTGCTCGACGCGCAGACGGCCGCGCAGGAGTCGGACGTGTTCATGGTGGTCGGCAGCACGGCCGTGGTCTATCCGGCCGCCGAACTGCCGCAGCTGGCCGTGGCCCACGGCAGCCGTCTCATCACGCTCAACATGGAGCCGCTGCCGCAGCTCGACGATGCGGCGGCGGTGGTGCTGCGCGGCCCGTCGGAGGAACTGCTGCCGAGGCTGCTCGCGGGGCTCGACGGCGCCGCGGCGGCGGCGCGTTAG
- a CDS encoding ABC-type transport auxiliary lipoprotein family protein: MTPHALRHAGAPLRAAGLALALLAAGCGALPDKPARATLYDFGPGPVGAAAAQPPAAALPMLALAEIESNTRLDGTQILYRLGYADANELRPYGQSRWSLPPAQLLRQRLRDALAERRTVLGPEEAATIARAEGRVPDTLRISLDEFSHYFESASSSVGLVRLRATLIRGTPGGDRVLGQRSFTVRRPAPSANAPGGVKALATATDAAVAEVVQWVDQLPRQ; the protein is encoded by the coding sequence ATGACCCCCCATGCCCTTCGACATGCCGGTGCGCCGCTGCGGGCCGCCGGCCTCGCGCTCGCGCTGCTCGCCGCCGGTTGCGGCGCCCTGCCCGACAAGCCCGCGCGCGCCACGCTGTACGACTTCGGCCCCGGTCCGGTCGGCGCCGCGGCGGCGCAGCCCCCGGCGGCCGCACTGCCGATGCTCGCGCTGGCGGAGATCGAGAGCAACACGCGGCTCGACGGCACGCAGATCCTCTACCGCCTCGGCTATGCCGATGCCAACGAGCTGCGGCCCTACGGCCAGTCGCGCTGGAGCCTGCCGCCCGCGCAGTTGCTGCGCCAGCGGCTGCGCGATGCGCTCGCCGAGCGCCGCACCGTGCTCGGACCGGAAGAGGCCGCGACCATCGCGCGCGCCGAAGGCCGCGTGCCCGACACGCTGCGCATCTCGCTCGACGAGTTCAGCCACTACTTCGAATCGGCGAGCAGCAGCGTCGGGCTGGTGCGGCTGCGCGCGACGCTGATTCGCGGCACGCCGGGCGGCGACCGCGTGCTGGGCCAGCGCAGCTTCACCGTGCGCCGGCCCGCGCCCAGCGCCAACGCGCCCGGCGGCGTGAAGGCGCTGGCCACCGCCACCGACGCGGCCGTCGCCGAGGTCGTGCAGTGGGTGGACCAATTGCCGCGGCAGTAA
- a CDS encoding MlaD family protein, with amino-acid sequence MENKAHALAAGAFVLGLLAVLVGLVVWLTRDNTVRNIYELSTRDPVSGLQPQATVRYRGIAVGKVTSIDFDPKTKGNVRVRITVDQRVPLTTSSFATLSYQGVTGLAFIALDDKGESQVALVPNNDDPPRIPLRPSMLAQLQDRGEAIINQVEEATKRANTLLGDDNQKRVADALENIAAASASANTLLKQLDNTVKTGLNPTLAALPEAVGSVKKAAGDVSRVANNFNTTVNRLNAEDGPIQRLSDGTKSLAQAVDSFNAATLPRVNRVADDTSRAVRRLGRAADGINDNPQSLLFGNGGTAAGPGEPGFTPPAATADRP; translated from the coding sequence ATGGAAAACAAAGCCCATGCCCTCGCCGCCGGCGCCTTCGTGCTCGGCCTCCTGGCCGTGCTCGTGGGGCTGGTGGTCTGGCTGACGCGCGACAACACGGTGCGCAACATCTACGAACTCTCCACGCGCGACCCCGTCAGCGGGCTGCAGCCGCAGGCGACGGTGCGCTACCGCGGCATCGCGGTCGGCAAGGTGACCTCGATCGACTTCGACCCCAAGACCAAGGGCAACGTGCGCGTGCGCATCACGGTCGACCAGCGCGTGCCGCTCACCACCTCCAGCTTTGCCACGCTGAGCTACCAGGGCGTGACCGGCCTGGCCTTCATCGCGCTCGACGACAAGGGCGAATCGCAGGTCGCGCTGGTGCCCAACAACGACGACCCGCCGCGCATCCCGCTCAGGCCGTCGATGCTCGCGCAGCTGCAGGACCGCGGCGAGGCCATCATCAACCAGGTCGAGGAGGCCACGAAGCGCGCCAACACCCTGCTCGGCGACGACAACCAGAAGCGCGTGGCCGATGCGCTCGAGAACATCGCGGCCGCCTCGGCGAGCGCCAACACGCTGCTCAAGCAGCTCGACAACACGGTGAAGACCGGCCTCAACCCCACGCTCGCGGCACTGCCCGAGGCGGTGGGCTCGGTGAAGAAGGCGGCCGGCGACGTCTCGCGCGTGGCCAACAACTTCAACACCACGGTCAACCGCCTCAACGCCGAGGACGGCCCGATCCAGCGCCTGAGCGACGGCACCAAGTCGCTCGCGCAGGCGGTCGATTCGTTCAACGCCGCCACCCTGCCGCGCGTGAACCGGGTGGCCGACGACACCTCGCGCGCGGTGCGCCGGCTCGGCCGCGCGGCCGACGGCATCAACGACAACCCGCAATCGCTGCTGTTCGGCAACGGCGGCACGGCCGCGGGGCCCGGCGAGCCGGGCTTCACGCCGCCGGCCGCCACCGCGGACCGCCCCTGA
- a CDS encoding ATP-binding cassette domain-containing protein has translation MASDSDTAVVDIRKLWTVFKGADGEVVVHRDLDLRIARGEVLSLVGGSGTGKTVLLRQILGLEKPSKGTVEVLGRAPGELSAKGAANVGMLFQHGALFSAFSVLENIAFPLRELKLLPDELIRNAALVKLQMVGLEPRHANMSPADLSGGMIKRVALARALIMDPPLLLLDEPTAGLDPEASDSFCDLLRGLHRELGLTVVMVTHDLDTLFDLSTRIAVLADQKVIVSGSAREVIAYPHPFIHEYFLGGRGQRALEALHDKKPADAGAGH, from the coding sequence ATGGCGTCCGACAGCGACACCGCGGTGGTCGACATCCGCAAGCTCTGGACGGTGTTCAAGGGCGCCGACGGCGAGGTCGTGGTGCACCGCGACCTGGACCTGCGCATCGCGCGCGGCGAGGTGCTGTCGCTGGTCGGCGGCTCGGGCACCGGCAAGACGGTGCTGCTGCGGCAGATCCTCGGGCTCGAAAAGCCCTCCAAGGGCACGGTCGAGGTGCTGGGCCGGGCGCCGGGCGAGCTCAGCGCCAAGGGCGCGGCCAACGTGGGCATGCTGTTCCAGCACGGGGCGCTGTTCTCGGCCTTCAGCGTGCTCGAGAACATCGCCTTTCCGCTGCGCGAGCTGAAGCTGCTGCCCGACGAACTGATCCGCAACGCCGCACTCGTGAAGCTGCAGATGGTGGGCCTCGAGCCCCGGCACGCCAACATGAGTCCGGCCGATCTCTCGGGCGGCATGATCAAGCGCGTGGCGCTGGCGCGCGCGCTGATCATGGACCCGCCGCTGCTGCTGCTCGACGAGCCCACGGCCGGCCTCGACCCCGAGGCCTCCGACAGCTTCTGCGACCTGCTGCGCGGGCTGCACCGCGAGCTCGGGCTCACGGTGGTGATGGTCACGCACGACCTCGACACGCTGTTCGACCTGAGCACGCGCATCGCGGTGCTGGCCGACCAGAAGGTGATCGTCAGCGGCTCGGCGCGCGAGGTGATCGCCTATCCGCATCCCTTCATCCACGAATACTTCCTGGGCGGGCGCGGCCAGCGCGCCCTCGAGGCCCTGCACGACAAGAAACCCGCCGACGCCGGCGCGGGCCACTGA
- a CDS encoding ABC transporter permease produces the protein MSTATSPADATAADSVLPRIEEHEQDGRRWTVASGRWTTLAMSSRNAWQALARDLAKAPPADDRAWDLRPIEQLDHIGAQLLWEHWRHDWPATLEMSPQHKAVLDQVAQYTVGTPDEPSPTLAERLRHFSHTGARALQTMRDYVGLIGQLALDVATLLRAPHRAPWRDFSGHLYQFGATALHITALVGLLIGVVLAYLISQQLRQYGAESFVVNILGLSLIRELGPVLAAVLIAGRSGSAITAQIGVMRVTEELDAMRVMGIPHGFRLVMPRVMALAIAMPLISLWTSMAALLGGMLAADAALDISPAYFLSALPRAVPIANLWLALAKSAVFGILIALIGCYFGMKVKPNTESLGRGTTSSVVTSITAVILVDALFAVLFKGVGFRA, from the coding sequence ATGTCCACCGCAACCTCGCCTGCCGACGCGACCGCCGCCGACAGCGTGTTGCCGCGCATCGAAGAGCACGAGCAGGACGGCCGCCGCTGGACCGTGGCGAGCGGCCGTTGGACGACGCTCGCGATGTCGTCGCGCAACGCGTGGCAGGCGCTCGCGCGCGACCTCGCGAAGGCGCCGCCCGCCGACGACCGCGCCTGGGACCTGCGGCCGATCGAGCAGCTCGACCACATCGGCGCGCAACTGCTCTGGGAGCACTGGCGCCACGACTGGCCGGCCACGCTCGAGATGTCGCCGCAGCACAAGGCGGTGCTCGACCAGGTGGCGCAGTACACCGTGGGCACGCCCGACGAGCCCTCGCCCACGCTGGCCGAGCGGCTGCGGCATTTCTCGCACACCGGCGCCCGCGCGCTGCAGACGATGCGCGACTACGTCGGCTTGATCGGCCAGCTCGCGCTCGACGTGGCGACGCTCCTGCGCGCGCCGCACCGGGCGCCCTGGCGCGACTTCTCGGGCCACCTCTACCAGTTCGGCGCCACGGCGCTGCACATCACCGCGCTCGTGGGCCTGCTGATCGGCGTGGTGCTGGCCTACCTGATCTCGCAGCAGCTGCGGCAGTACGGCGCCGAATCCTTCGTCGTCAACATCCTCGGGCTGTCGCTGATCCGCGAGCTCGGGCCGGTGCTGGCGGCGGTGCTGATCGCGGGGCGCTCGGGCTCGGCGATCACGGCGCAGATCGGCGTGATGCGCGTGACTGAGGAGCTCGACGCGATGCGCGTGATGGGCATCCCGCACGGCTTCCGGCTCGTCATGCCGCGCGTGATGGCGCTCGCCATCGCGATGCCGCTGATCAGCCTCTGGACCTCGATGGCCGCGCTGCTGGGCGGCATGCTCGCGGCCGATGCGGCGCTCGACATCTCGCCGGCGTACTTCCTCTCGGCGCTGCCGCGCGCGGTGCCGATCGCCAACCTGTGGCTCGCGCTCGCGAAGTCGGCGGTGTTCGGCATCCTGATCGCGCTGATCGGCTGCTACTTCGGCATGAAGGTCAAGCCCAACACCGAAAGCCTGGGGCGCGGCACCACCTCGTCGGTCGTGACCTCGATCACCGCGGTGATCCTGGTCGATGCGCTGTTCGCGGTGCTGTTCAAGGGCGTGGGGTTCAGGGCATGA
- a CDS encoding LysR family transcriptional regulator — MTAAAPMDLQLLRAFVLAAREGNVSRAAERLHLTQPAVSLQLKRLAEETGLQLFTRTPHGLALTADGAALLPQAERVLAAVGDLQQAARNLQGTVRGSLRIGTILDPEFTRLGVFLRELVESAPQIETELRHGMSGTVLAQVLRGELDVGFHLDADGGEAAAASPPAPLAARTLTRFTYRVVAPAGWGPQVLGRDWKALAALPWLATPPESAHHRLLERVFGPLGLSPRRVALVDQEASMLDLLKSGVGLSLLRDSIAIRESQSHGLVMADRVQLDCALRFVSLAARRNEPVIASAWNALSRAWN; from the coding sequence ATGACTGCCGCCGCCCCGATGGACCTCCAGCTGCTGCGCGCCTTCGTGCTCGCGGCGCGCGAGGGCAACGTGTCGCGCGCGGCCGAGCGGCTGCACCTCACGCAGCCCGCGGTGAGCCTGCAGCTGAAGCGCTTGGCCGAGGAGACCGGGCTCCAGCTCTTCACGCGCACGCCGCACGGCCTGGCGCTCACGGCCGACGGCGCCGCGCTGCTGCCGCAGGCCGAGCGCGTGCTGGCCGCCGTGGGCGACCTGCAGCAGGCCGCGCGCAACCTGCAGGGCACGGTGCGCGGGTCGCTGCGCATCGGCACCATCCTCGACCCCGAGTTCACGCGGCTCGGCGTGTTCCTGCGCGAACTGGTGGAATCGGCGCCGCAGATCGAAACCGAGCTGCGCCACGGCATGAGCGGCACGGTGCTGGCGCAGGTGCTGCGCGGCGAGCTCGACGTGGGCTTCCACCTCGACGCCGACGGGGGCGAAGCCGCCGCCGCCAGCCCCCCCGCGCCGCTGGCCGCGCGCACGCTCACGCGCTTCACCTACCGCGTGGTCGCGCCCGCGGGCTGGGGGCCGCAGGTGCTGGGCCGCGACTGGAAGGCGCTGGCCGCCCTGCCCTGGCTGGCCACGCCGCCCGAGTCGGCGCACCACCGGCTGCTGGAGCGGGTGTTCGGCCCGCTCGGGCTGTCGCCGCGCCGCGTGGCGCTGGTGGACCAGGAGGCCTCCATGCTCGACCTGCTGAAATCGGGCGTGGGCCTGAGCCTGCTGCGCGACTCCATCGCGATCCGCGAGAGCCAGTCGCACGGCCTCGTGATGGCCGACCGCGTGCAGCTCGACTGTGCGCTGCGCTTCGTCTCGCTCGCGGCCCGGCGCAACGAACCCGTGATCGCGAGCGCCTGGAACGCGCTCTCGCGCGCCTGGAACTGA
- a CDS encoding GMC family oxidoreductase N-terminal domain-containing protein, which translates to MSDDNTFDYIVIGGGTAGALMCNRLTRKSQRRTLLIEAGRKDDYHWIHIPVGYLYCIGNPRTDWLYNTEPDAGLNGRTLRYPRGKTLGGCSSINGMIYMRGQSRDYDQWAKLTGEEAWRWDNVLPDFKKHEDYYLGADELHGAGGEWRVEKQRLRWDILDAFAEAAVQAGIPHSTDFNRGSNEGVGYFQVNQKNGWRWNTAKAFLRPVCYGRPNFEMWVNAHAAKLIVETQADGSRRCTGVQVWDGHEMVTARATREVILCGGAIGSPQLLQLSGIGPAELLRRHGIEVQVDAPGVGANLQDHLQIRAVYKIDGAPTLNVLTSSMYGKAKIGLEYLMKRSGPMSMAPSQLGAFTRSSPEHAWPNLEYHVQPLSLDAFGEPLHSFPAFTASVCNLNPTSRGTVRIKSPRFEDAPAIAPNYLSTDADRKVAADSLRVTRRIAAQPALAKFRPEEWKPGVQYQSDEDLARLAGDIATTIFHPVGTTKMGADDDPMAVLDARLRVRGVQGLRVVDAGAMPTITSGNTNSPTLMMAEKAAGWVLEAEG; encoded by the coding sequence ATGAGCGACGACAACACCTTCGACTACATCGTCATCGGCGGCGGCACGGCCGGCGCGCTGATGTGCAACCGGCTCACGCGCAAGTCGCAGCGGCGCACGCTGCTGATCGAGGCCGGCCGCAAGGACGACTACCACTGGATCCACATCCCGGTCGGCTACCTCTACTGCATCGGCAACCCGCGCACCGACTGGCTCTACAACACCGAGCCCGACGCCGGCCTCAACGGCCGCACGCTGCGCTATCCGCGCGGCAAGACGCTGGGCGGCTGCTCGAGCATCAACGGCATGATCTACATGCGCGGCCAGTCGCGCGACTACGACCAGTGGGCGAAGCTCACGGGCGAGGAGGCCTGGCGCTGGGACAACGTGCTGCCCGACTTCAAGAAGCACGAGGACTATTACCTCGGCGCCGACGAACTGCACGGCGCGGGCGGCGAATGGCGGGTCGAGAAGCAGCGGCTGCGCTGGGACATCCTCGACGCCTTCGCCGAGGCCGCGGTGCAGGCCGGCATTCCGCACAGCACCGACTTCAACCGCGGCAGCAACGAGGGCGTGGGCTACTTCCAGGTCAACCAGAAGAACGGCTGGCGCTGGAACACGGCCAAGGCCTTCCTGAGGCCGGTGTGCTACGGGCGCCCCAACTTCGAGATGTGGGTCAATGCGCACGCCGCGAAGCTGATCGTCGAGACGCAGGCCGACGGCAGCCGCCGCTGCACCGGCGTGCAGGTGTGGGACGGGCACGAGATGGTGACGGCGCGCGCCACGCGCGAGGTGATCCTGTGCGGCGGCGCGATCGGCTCGCCGCAGCTGCTGCAGCTCTCGGGCATCGGTCCGGCCGAGCTGCTGCGCCGGCACGGGATCGAGGTGCAGGTGGATGCGCCCGGCGTGGGCGCGAACCTGCAGGACCACCTGCAGATCCGCGCGGTCTACAAGATCGACGGCGCGCCGACGCTCAACGTGCTGACCTCGTCGATGTACGGCAAGGCGAAGATCGGCCTCGAATACCTGATGAAGCGCAGCGGGCCGATGAGCATGGCGCCTTCGCAGCTCGGCGCCTTCACGCGCAGTTCGCCGGAGCACGCGTGGCCGAACCTCGAATACCACGTGCAGCCGCTGTCGCTCGACGCCTTCGGCGAGCCGCTGCACAGCTTCCCGGCCTTCACCGCGAGCGTGTGCAACCTGAATCCGACGAGCCGCGGCACGGTGCGCATCAAGAGCCCGCGCTTCGAGGACGCGCCGGCGATCGCGCCCAACTACCTGAGCACCGACGCCGACCGCAAGGTGGCGGCCGATTCGCTGCGGGTGACGCGCCGCATCGCGGCGCAGCCGGCGCTCGCGAAGTTCAGGCCGGAGGAATGGAAGCCGGGCGTGCAGTACCAGAGCGACGAGGACCTGGCGCGCCTGGCGGGCGACATCGCGACGACGATCTTCCATCCGGTGGGCACGACGAAGATGGGTGCGGACGACGATCCGATGGCGGTGCTCGACGCGCGCCTGCGGGTGCGGGGGGTGCAGGGGCTGCGCGTGGTGGACGCGGGCGCGATGCCGACGATCACGAGCGGCAACACCAACAGCCCGACCTTGATGATGGCCGAGAAGGCTGCGGGGTGGGTGCTGGAGGCTGAGGGCTGA